One stretch of Sardina pilchardus chromosome 17, fSarPil1.1, whole genome shotgun sequence DNA includes these proteins:
- the LOC134062028 gene encoding transport and Golgi organization protein 1 homolog — METMEDMGTILFWYFMTFSRSLFFMAVVQLLFVLKTAINGKLKERHGIESKLDDRVLQLFDESYEARITDLNLKNKKLQDQLQNSIDSQRCIEQENEGLKRENKDMEEKIKLLNQTVFQEREKNSGLKEMASKNQRKVPSARTFLVAVFSMVLARIKVQKQQTVIESYQKHNVNLKNQVESVHAEMECCRKENASLKDQVQYATIQIEVERRHMAPKLTALQHKIQELEKELEGKDNSCKAQMASLEQKAHKRLVKASALQRQLNDKKAEVFFLHHSSRYEVSSQYCKSQEIVVQPVLRDFSGGLEGEEASLLAPEQLQFDTVSPGGSEEDAENECSDAEEDAPPRKRLRAENTWKKVINKKRRMVGKSYVGKQKQEEIRREPRSMGPGCSSAACAKSGALTLLQIHNVQTVS, encoded by the exons ATGGAGACCATGGAGGACATGGGAACCATATTATTTTGGTATTTCATGACATTCTCTCGGAGT CTGTTTTTTATGGCCGTGGTACAACTGCTGTTTGTGCTGAAAACAGCAATTAAT GGCAAATTGAAAGAACGCCATG GGATTGAATCGAAACTGGACGACAGAGTGCTCCAACTCTTTGACGAGAGCTATGAGGCACGGATAACCGACCTGAATTTAAAG AATAAAAAACTGCAGGACCAACTCCAGAACTCTATTGATTCTCAGCGCTGCATAGAGCAGGAAAATGAGGGATTGAAA agagaaaacaaggaCATGGAGGAGAAAATCAAACTCCTCAATCAGACCGTttttcaagagagagagaaaaacagtgggCTGAAGGAAATG GCATCTAAGAACCAGAGAAAGGTTCCATCCGCAAGAACTTTCCTGGTGGCAGTCTTCTCAATG GTCCTAGCCAGAATTAAAGTTCAAAAACAGCAGACCGTTATTGAGTCCTACCAGAAGCACAACGTCAACCTAAAAAACCAGGTTGAAAGT GTACATGCCGAAATGGAGTGCTGTCGGAAAGAGAACGCCTCACTCAAGGACCAGGTTCAATAT GCCACAATACAGATTGAAGTGGAGAGACGTCATATGGCGCCCAAACTGACGGCTCTTCAGCACAAGATCCAGGAACTGGAGAAAGAGCTGGAAGGCAAAGACAACTCCTGCAAGGCTCAG ATGGCATCACTGGAGCAAAAAGCACACAAGAGACTG GTGAAAGCCTCAGCTCTACAACGTCAGCTGAATGACAAGAAGGCAGAGGTCTTCTTTCTACATCATAG CTCGCGGTATGAAGTCTCAAGTCAATATTGCAAGTCGCAAGAAATCGTCGTGCAACCCGTTCTCCGAG ATTTCTCTGGTGgtctggagggagaggaggcctCGCTGCTGGCTCCAGAGCAATTACAGTTTGACACAG TTTCCCCTGGTGGAAGTGAAGAGGATGCAGAGAATGAGTGCTCTGATGCTGAGGAAGACGCACCTCCAAGGAAAAGACTGAGAGCTGAAAACACCTGGAAGAAAGTAATCAACaagaaaagaagaatggttGGGAAGTCGTACGTTGGAAAACAAAAGCAGGAGGAAATAAGGAGGGAGCCACGGTCTATGGGGCCTGGATGTTCCTCAGCAGCATGTGCCAAGTCAG GTGCCCTCACACTACTGCAGATCCACAACGTCCAAACAGTATCTTGA
- the LOC134062612 gene encoding uncharacterized protein LOC134062612, which produces MADLYAVFCRAAAEKSVRPLSRQVFADEFKRLNLGLYHPKKDQCDTCCAFKTGNLPDDEWQHHLLKKEEARAEKMSDKSKTNSNIMVICMDLQALLLCPKLKASALYYKTKLAVHNFTVYNMLTHSATCYVWHEGEGSLSASEFVSCVVDYLSAHTEPDTFILWSDGCGYQNRNAVLSSALLLFAMKKNKVVIQKYLEKGHTQMECDSVHSVIERRLRDQDVYVPAEYVSLMKRARVKPHPYDVKYIDHTFFQDFSKLRLCKSLRPGVRPGDPTVHDIRAIRYNSNGTMDFKINHSDDWHPHPTHQLRNSISDNHPVTPLYSDRLRIKELKFNHLQDLKGVIPKDYHSFYDNLLH; this is translated from the exons ATGGCTGATCTGTATGCAGTGTTTTGTCGCGCTGCAGCAGAGAAGAGTGTGAGACCTTTGTCAAGACAAGTGTTCGCAGATGAGTTCAAGCGTCTCAACCTAGGCCTTTACCACCCAAAAAAGGACCAATGCGACACCTGTTGTGCTTTCAAGACCGGAAACCTTCCTGATGACGAGTGGCAGCATCACCTCCTTAAAAAAGAAGAGGCCCGCGCCGAAAAGATGTCCGACAAAAGCAAGACCAACAGCAACATCATGGTCATATGCATGGATTTACAAGCGCTCCTTTTGTGCCCAAAGCTAAAGGCTTCTGCCTTGTATTACAAGACAAAGCTGGCAGTTCACAATTTTACTGTGTACAACATGCTGACACACAGTGCCACATGTTATGTCTGGCATGAAGGCGAGGGATCCCTATCTGCCAGTGAGTTTGTTTCATGCGTGGTTGACtacctctctgcacacactgagCCGGACACATTTATTCTGTGGAGTGACGGCTGCGGATATCAGAACCGGAATGCAGTTCTAAGCAGTGCACTTCTTCTGTTCGCCATGAAGAAAAACAAAGTCGTCATCCAGAAGTACCTTGAGAAGGGCCATACTCAGATGGAATGTGATTCCGTTCACAGTGTCATCGAGAGACGTCTGAGGGACCAGGATGTCTATGTCCCAGCGGAGTATGTCAGTCTCATGAAGAGGGCCCGTGTGAAGCCTCATCCATATGATGTCAAATACATTGACCACACCTTCTTCCAGGACTTCTCCAAGCTGAGGCTCTGCAAGTCTCTGCGCCCTGGAGTGAGGCCTGGTGACCCAACTGTCCATGATATCAGAGCCATCAG ATACAACAGCAATGGAACAATGGACTTCAAGATCAACCACTCTGATGACTGGCATCCACATCCGACTCACCAACTCCGAAACTCCATCTCAGACAACCACCCAGTCACCCCACTCTATTCAGACCGACTGAGGATCAAAGAGCTGAAATTCAATCATCTCCAGGACCTGAAGGGAGTCATCCCAAAGGACTACCACAGCTTTTATGACAATTTGCTTCATTAG
- the LOC134062432 gene encoding uncharacterized protein LOC134062432 isoform X2, whose product MMTMCKNIVIFALISVHIQFSRSLGDCTKYDFSICWLVKDTNATVRPKISVWLNEAELMSIGTVGKFNSLTVPKSERHSLQLQYGHLARTWTFSVSDSLHTIELQSLDSAKEETPNEFSLDALKVFSPEQFFACEKDPLYLHQSEDFILMLGHSTRFPLKLESHSSAMLLVSWRATPDPATPLPRTLRRSSVSIYHLELGAYTTHSVDTTDARYYRFSSLKGCMPYVACHEMPTRPSVTCLFTITDPDVPRNVQVTSWNTSQVTVAWDCPENNMFSLFLLTMLHLNGTDHVVEETIYRHTRRPFVFTASDLPPCSRVQFGLQTVCVSGTDSRTSKTVMTDGNSAHSSIQSIHQSSAGPDNYTLSWSVMNASLIAVFKVYHQGALQASTFLTTHTVTGLVPCQRYVARVEAVCGESIVMNVKTLQTHTGPSVVSDLRYQAEDSTALWSGPSSPGGSFRYSLTLEDGSPVRSGRLREPLLPLEHLPPDRPYVLEVWEECHGWGSPSRKVLCFGAQKVPEVDVGLRLDGAMFGRVDLSSSQDDFMRSSLAMVVPWRLPAELQDPKSPPRLQLKRIIINKISELVKDFPHPANVDVLTFEDYGNGTQTKIGFVVLKASVKETRVPFSSDEMLTFIQSLSQTGITVNDGIIYWDDPDECSMLELNHCTPHSVCINTLDSYTCVCQSGYYDISPLISPTTACHEKGLFTQCSQAFIMGSVAKAHLVDYLGGNVTVVLNDGRCQVSDSGTLYYFRTSRHPNHCGTSVVVNRTHIEFMNVLTVTLSREMVITRRDLKVVWKCIYPRSYLRNTEMNVHLEWPFSYTLVEYNSSHILEVAMALYKDNSFTDNYTHAIILYPEDFLYLEVILNAHNTFASDLLLEVVTCWATESSNPLDETQGVLLRDGCPVDRTFRWLSKNGMAQMTRFSVQMFSMPAGLPFYIHCLTRVCAPDENCTTTCPAKMSSKVRRDLRQTPSTVVSAGPLLVGNILSTRSTHSKWKEVAMLVAILGGSIGSLVLTFLVVTAVKTLLNHSGRVQ is encoded by the exons ATGATGACGATGTGCAAGAACATCGTAATATTTGCGTTGATATCCGTGCACATCCAGTTCTCACGTTCTTTGG GTGACTGCACCAAATACGACTTCTCCATATGCTGGTTGGTGAAGGACACAAACGCAACTGTTAG ACCAAAAATCAGTGTGTGGTTAAATGAAGCTGAACTGATGTCCATTGGGACGGTCGGGAAATTTAACTCTCTGACCGTCCCAAAATCCGAGCGCCACTCTCTGCAACTTCAGTATGGACACCTTGCGCGAACTTGGACATTTTCTGTCAGTGACA GCTTACATACCATAGAGCTTCAAAGTCTAGATTCTGCAAAAGAGGAAACACCCAATGAATTTTCACTG GATGCCTTGAAGGTATTTTCACCCGAGCAATTCTTTGCATGTGAGAAAGACCCTCTATATCTCCATCAAAGTGAAGACTTCATTCTGATGCTGG GCCACTCCACTCGCTTTCCCCTGAAATTGGAGTCCCACAGCTCCGCCATGTTGCTCGTGTCCTGGAGAGCCACACCCGACCCCGCGACCCCTCTTCCTCGGACTCTTCGTCgctcctctgtctccatctaCCACCTGGAGCTGGGGGCCTACACCACGCACAGTGTGGACACCACAGACGCCCGGTACTACCGCTTCAGCAGTCTGAAGGGATGCATGCCCTATGTGGCCTGCCACGAGATGCCAACGAGACCCTCGGTCACCTGTCTGTTCACCATCACAG aTCCAGATGTGCCCAGAAACGTCCAGGTGACCTCGTGGAACACCAGTCAGGTGACTGTGGCCTGGGACTGCCCAGAGAACaatatgttctctctcttcctgctcacAATGCTACACCTCAACGGCACAGACCACGTGGTCGAGGAGACGATCTACCGGCACACGCGGAGACCGTTCGTCTTCACCGCGTCCGACCTGCCACCGTGCAGCCGCGTTCAGTTCGGCCtccagacggtgtgtgtgtccggcACAGACTCCCGCACCAGCAAGACCGTGATGACCGACGGGAACTCTG CCCATTCTTCAATACAAAGCATCCATCAGTCTTCTGCGGGGCCAGACAACTACACCTTGAGCTGGTCGGTCATGAACGCCTCACTGATCGCAGTGTTCAAAGTGTACCACCAGGGGGCACTGCAGGCCTCCACGTTCCTCACCACCCACacagtgactggtctggtccCATGTCAGCGTTACGTGGCCAGGGTAGAAGCTGTGTGTGGCGAGAGCATTGTCATGAACGTGAAGACACTTCAGACGCACACAG gtcccagtgttgtgtctgaCCTGCGCTATCAAGCGGAGGACTCCACCGCTCTGTGGAGCGGCCCCTCCAGCCCCGGCGGGTCCTTCCGCTACAGTCTCACCCTGGAGGATGGCTCTCCGGTCAGGAGCGGACGCCTTCGAGAGCCCCTGCTTCCCCTGGAGCATCTGCCCCCGGACCGGCCTTACGTGCTGGAGGTGTGGGAGGAGTGCCACGGGTGGGGGTCCCCCAGCAGGAAGGTGCTGTGCTTCGGCGCGCAGAAAGTGCCGGAAGTGGATGTCGGATTGCGGCTTGACGGTGCCATGTTCGGACGCGTGGATCTCTCCTCCAGCCAAG ATGACTTCATGAGGTCTTCTCTGGCCATGGTTGTACCTTGGAGGCTGCCTGCCGAGTTACAGGACCCAAAGTCACCACCACGACTTCAGCTGAAACGCATCATCATAAACAAA ATCTCAGAGCTTGTCAAAGACTTCCCCCACCCTGCAAATGTTGACGTTTTGACATTTGAAGACTATGGAAATGGAACACAGACAAAAATCGGTTTTGTGGTGTTGAAGGCCTCGGTTAAAGAAACAAGGGTTCCATTCTCTTCAGATGAAATGCTAACATTTATCCAGTCTCTTTCACAAACTGGAATTACAGTCAATGATGGCATTATCTACTGGGATG ACCCGGATGAGTGTTCCATGCTTGAGCTTAACCATTGCACTCCTCACTCCGTGTGCATCAATACCTTGGATTCCTACACCTGTGTCTGCCAAAGCGGCTACTATGACATCAGTCCCCTCATCAGTCCAACCACAGCGTGCCATG AGAAGGGCTTGTTCACACAGTGCTCTCAAGCATTCATTATGGGCAGTGTTGCCAAGGCTCACCTGGTGGACTACTTAGGGGGCAACGTCACAGTGGTCCTGAACGACGGGCGATGCCAAGTTTCAGACAGTGGCACCCTGTACTACTTCAGGACATCGCGCCACCCTAATCACTGTGGCACGAGCGTAgtg GTGAACAGGACCCACATTGAGTTCATGAACGTGTTGACGGTGACACTGAGCAGAGAGATGGTCATCACTCGGCGAGACCTGAAGGTGGTCTGGAAGTGTATCTACCCCAGGAGCTACCTCCGCAACACCGAGATGAATGTCCACCTGGAGTG GCCGTTCTCTTACACACTGGTAGAGTACAACTCCTCTCATATCCTAGAAGTTGCCATGGCCTTGTACAAGGACAACTCATTTACAGACAACTACACACACGCCATCATCCTCTATCCAGAAGACTTCCTGTATTTGGAGGTGATCCTGAacgcacacaacacatttgCATCCGATCTACTTCTGGAAGTGGTGACGTGCTGGGCAACAGAGAGCAGCAACCCTCTGGACGAAACCCAGGGCGTACTACTCAGAGATGG ATGCCCAGTTGACCGAACATTCCGATGGCTATCAAAAAATGGCATGGCACAGATGACCCGGTTCTCGGTCCAGATGTTCTCTATGCCGGCTGGACTGCCATTCTACATCCACTGCCTCACCAGAGTCTGCGCCCCAGATGAGAATTGTACCACG ACTTGCCCTGCCAAGATGTCATCCAAAGTCCGCAGGGATCTACGCCAGACTCCATCGACTGTTGTATCTGCTGGGCCGTTGTTGGTTGGTAACATCTTGTCAACTCGCAGCACACACTCGAAAT gGAAGGAGGTTGCGATGCTTGTGGCAATACTTGGAGGAAGTATAGGCTCTCTGGTGTTGACCTTCTTAGTTGTAACTGCAGTGAAAACACTTCTAAACCACTCTGGCAGAGTTCAATAA
- the LOC134062432 gene encoding uncharacterized protein LOC134062432 isoform X1: MMTMCKNIVIFALISVHIQFSRSLGDCTKYDFSICWLVKDTNATVRPKISVWLNEAELMSIGTVGKFNSLTVPKSERHSLQLQYGHLARTWTFSVSDSLHTIELQSLDSAKEETPNEFSLDALKVFSPEQFFACEKDPLYLHQSEDFILMLGHSTRFPLKLESHSSAMLLVSWRATPDPATPLPRTLRRSSVSIYHLELGAYTTHSVDTTDARYYRFSSLKGCMPYVACHEMPTRPSVTCLFTITDPDVPRNVQVTSWNTSQVTVAWDCPENNMFSLFLLTMLHLNGTDHVVEETIYRHTRRPFVFTASDLPPCSRVQFGLQTVCVSGTDSRTSKTVMTDGNSAHSSIQSIHQSSAGPDNYTLSWSVMNASLIAVFKVYHQGALQASTFLTTHTVTGLVPCQRYVARVEAVCGESIVMNVKTLQTHTGPSVVSDLRYQAEDSTALWSGPSSPGGSFRYSLTLEDGSPVRSGRLREPLLPLEHLPPDRPYVLEVWEECHGWGSPSRKVLCFGAQKVPEVDVGLRLDGAMFGRVDLSSSQVDDFMRSSLAMVVPWRLPAELQDPKSPPRLQLKRIIINKISELVKDFPHPANVDVLTFEDYGNGTQTKIGFVVLKASVKETRVPFSSDEMLTFIQSLSQTGITVNDGIIYWDDPDECSMLELNHCTPHSVCINTLDSYTCVCQSGYYDISPLISPTTACHEKGLFTQCSQAFIMGSVAKAHLVDYLGGNVTVVLNDGRCQVSDSGTLYYFRTSRHPNHCGTSVVVNRTHIEFMNVLTVTLSREMVITRRDLKVVWKCIYPRSYLRNTEMNVHLEWPFSYTLVEYNSSHILEVAMALYKDNSFTDNYTHAIILYPEDFLYLEVILNAHNTFASDLLLEVVTCWATESSNPLDETQGVLLRDGCPVDRTFRWLSKNGMAQMTRFSVQMFSMPAGLPFYIHCLTRVCAPDENCTTTCPAKMSSKVRRDLRQTPSTVVSAGPLLVGNILSTRSTHSKWKEVAMLVAILGGSIGSLVLTFLVVTAVKTLLNHSGRVQ; this comes from the exons ATGATGACGATGTGCAAGAACATCGTAATATTTGCGTTGATATCCGTGCACATCCAGTTCTCACGTTCTTTGG GTGACTGCACCAAATACGACTTCTCCATATGCTGGTTGGTGAAGGACACAAACGCAACTGTTAG ACCAAAAATCAGTGTGTGGTTAAATGAAGCTGAACTGATGTCCATTGGGACGGTCGGGAAATTTAACTCTCTGACCGTCCCAAAATCCGAGCGCCACTCTCTGCAACTTCAGTATGGACACCTTGCGCGAACTTGGACATTTTCTGTCAGTGACA GCTTACATACCATAGAGCTTCAAAGTCTAGATTCTGCAAAAGAGGAAACACCCAATGAATTTTCACTG GATGCCTTGAAGGTATTTTCACCCGAGCAATTCTTTGCATGTGAGAAAGACCCTCTATATCTCCATCAAAGTGAAGACTTCATTCTGATGCTGG GCCACTCCACTCGCTTTCCCCTGAAATTGGAGTCCCACAGCTCCGCCATGTTGCTCGTGTCCTGGAGAGCCACACCCGACCCCGCGACCCCTCTTCCTCGGACTCTTCGTCgctcctctgtctccatctaCCACCTGGAGCTGGGGGCCTACACCACGCACAGTGTGGACACCACAGACGCCCGGTACTACCGCTTCAGCAGTCTGAAGGGATGCATGCCCTATGTGGCCTGCCACGAGATGCCAACGAGACCCTCGGTCACCTGTCTGTTCACCATCACAG aTCCAGATGTGCCCAGAAACGTCCAGGTGACCTCGTGGAACACCAGTCAGGTGACTGTGGCCTGGGACTGCCCAGAGAACaatatgttctctctcttcctgctcacAATGCTACACCTCAACGGCACAGACCACGTGGTCGAGGAGACGATCTACCGGCACACGCGGAGACCGTTCGTCTTCACCGCGTCCGACCTGCCACCGTGCAGCCGCGTTCAGTTCGGCCtccagacggtgtgtgtgtccggcACAGACTCCCGCACCAGCAAGACCGTGATGACCGACGGGAACTCTG CCCATTCTTCAATACAAAGCATCCATCAGTCTTCTGCGGGGCCAGACAACTACACCTTGAGCTGGTCGGTCATGAACGCCTCACTGATCGCAGTGTTCAAAGTGTACCACCAGGGGGCACTGCAGGCCTCCACGTTCCTCACCACCCACacagtgactggtctggtccCATGTCAGCGTTACGTGGCCAGGGTAGAAGCTGTGTGTGGCGAGAGCATTGTCATGAACGTGAAGACACTTCAGACGCACACAG gtcccagtgttgtgtctgaCCTGCGCTATCAAGCGGAGGACTCCACCGCTCTGTGGAGCGGCCCCTCCAGCCCCGGCGGGTCCTTCCGCTACAGTCTCACCCTGGAGGATGGCTCTCCGGTCAGGAGCGGACGCCTTCGAGAGCCCCTGCTTCCCCTGGAGCATCTGCCCCCGGACCGGCCTTACGTGCTGGAGGTGTGGGAGGAGTGCCACGGGTGGGGGTCCCCCAGCAGGAAGGTGCTGTGCTTCGGCGCGCAGAAAGTGCCGGAAGTGGATGTCGGATTGCGGCTTGACGGTGCCATGTTCGGACGCGTGGATCTCTCCTCCAGCCAAG TAGATGACTTCATGAGGTCTTCTCTGGCCATGGTTGTACCTTGGAGGCTGCCTGCCGAGTTACAGGACCCAAAGTCACCACCACGACTTCAGCTGAAACGCATCATCATAAACAAA ATCTCAGAGCTTGTCAAAGACTTCCCCCACCCTGCAAATGTTGACGTTTTGACATTTGAAGACTATGGAAATGGAACACAGACAAAAATCGGTTTTGTGGTGTTGAAGGCCTCGGTTAAAGAAACAAGGGTTCCATTCTCTTCAGATGAAATGCTAACATTTATCCAGTCTCTTTCACAAACTGGAATTACAGTCAATGATGGCATTATCTACTGGGATG ACCCGGATGAGTGTTCCATGCTTGAGCTTAACCATTGCACTCCTCACTCCGTGTGCATCAATACCTTGGATTCCTACACCTGTGTCTGCCAAAGCGGCTACTATGACATCAGTCCCCTCATCAGTCCAACCACAGCGTGCCATG AGAAGGGCTTGTTCACACAGTGCTCTCAAGCATTCATTATGGGCAGTGTTGCCAAGGCTCACCTGGTGGACTACTTAGGGGGCAACGTCACAGTGGTCCTGAACGACGGGCGATGCCAAGTTTCAGACAGTGGCACCCTGTACTACTTCAGGACATCGCGCCACCCTAATCACTGTGGCACGAGCGTAgtg GTGAACAGGACCCACATTGAGTTCATGAACGTGTTGACGGTGACACTGAGCAGAGAGATGGTCATCACTCGGCGAGACCTGAAGGTGGTCTGGAAGTGTATCTACCCCAGGAGCTACCTCCGCAACACCGAGATGAATGTCCACCTGGAGTG GCCGTTCTCTTACACACTGGTAGAGTACAACTCCTCTCATATCCTAGAAGTTGCCATGGCCTTGTACAAGGACAACTCATTTACAGACAACTACACACACGCCATCATCCTCTATCCAGAAGACTTCCTGTATTTGGAGGTGATCCTGAacgcacacaacacatttgCATCCGATCTACTTCTGGAAGTGGTGACGTGCTGGGCAACAGAGAGCAGCAACCCTCTGGACGAAACCCAGGGCGTACTACTCAGAGATGG ATGCCCAGTTGACCGAACATTCCGATGGCTATCAAAAAATGGCATGGCACAGATGACCCGGTTCTCGGTCCAGATGTTCTCTATGCCGGCTGGACTGCCATTCTACATCCACTGCCTCACCAGAGTCTGCGCCCCAGATGAGAATTGTACCACG ACTTGCCCTGCCAAGATGTCATCCAAAGTCCGCAGGGATCTACGCCAGACTCCATCGACTGTTGTATCTGCTGGGCCGTTGTTGGTTGGTAACATCTTGTCAACTCGCAGCACACACTCGAAAT gGAAGGAGGTTGCGATGCTTGTGGCAATACTTGGAGGAAGTATAGGCTCTCTGGTGTTGACCTTCTTAGTTGTAACTGCAGTGAAAACACTTCTAAACCACTCTGGCAGAGTTCAATAA
- the LOC134062029 gene encoding transport and Golgi organization protein 1 homolog, translating into MAPKLTALQHKIQELEKELEGKDNSCKAQMASLEQKAHKRLVKASALQRQLNDKKAEVFFLHHRLMDFMDWVAELRGTKFVPLPLYSHNQKPSHKRVRDSWSDLLTKSRLQLGLNRNWMIECSNSLRRAMRHGPSQR; encoded by the exons ATGGCGCCCAAACTGACGGCTCTTCAGCACAAGATCCAGGAACTGGAGAAAGAGCTGGAAGGCAAAGACAACTCCTGCAAGGCTCAG ATGGCATCACTGGAGCAAAAAGCACACAAGAGACTG GTGAAAGCCTCAGCTCTACAACGTCAGCTGAATGACAAGAAGGCAGAGGTCTTCTTTCTACATCATAG GCTTATGGACTTCATGGACTGGGTGGCTGAGCTGAGGGGAACAAAGTTTGTGCCCCTGCCTCTCTACTCCCACAACCAGAAGCCCTcccacaaaagag TGAGAGACAGCTGGAGTGATTTGCTGACTAAAAGCAGGCTTCAGTTG GGATTGAATCGAAACTGGATGATCGAGTGCTCCAACTCTTTGAGGAGAGCTATGAGGCACG GTCCTAGCCAGAGATAA
- the krr1 gene encoding KRR1 small subunit processome component homolog has protein sequence MATPVEESVKDAPPEKKTKKTKNQVDESELLTVPEGWKEPAFTKDDNPRGLLDESSFATLFPKYREAYLKECWPLVQKALGDVFINANLDLIEGSMTVKTTKKTFDPYAILRARDLIKLLARSVPFEQAVRILQDDLACDIIKIGTLVRNRERFVKRRQRLIGPKGSTLKALELLTNCYVMVQGNTVSALGPFNGLKEVRKVVLDTMKNIHPIYNIKTLMIKRELSSDPELRTQNWERFLPKFRHKSLAKRKQPKKKVVKKEYTPFPPPQPDSKIDQELATGEFFLRESEKRRKKMNEIKVKQAEALSKRQEERNKAFIPPKEKPVVKKAKKDTTESKIDIQAIKDKVKKAKNKKLGAPPMPQPRPSDEKKKKNKG, from the exons ATGGCGACGCCCGTGGAGGAAAGCGTGAAAGATGCACCGCctgagaaaaagacaaaaaagacaaaaaatcaaG TTGATGAATCGGAGCTATTGACTGTACCAGAGGGATGGAAGGAACCTGCTTTCACTAAAGACGACAACCCTAGAGGTTTGCTAGATGAGAGCAGTTTTGCCACCCTGTTTCCAAAATACAGGGAAGCATATCTGAAAGAATGTTGGCCCCTTGTACAGAAAGCCCTTGGAGACGTA TTTATTAATGCCAACTTGGATTTGATTGAGGGAAGTATGACTGTCAAGACCACAAAGAAGACGTTTGATCCATATGCAATCTTGAGGGCTAGAGATTTAATAAAGCTACTGGCACGAAGTgtaccatttgaacag GCTGTCCGAATTCTACAAGATGACCTGGCTTGCGACATCATAAAGATCGGCACATTGGTGCGGAACAGGGAACGCTTTGTAAAAAGAAGACAGAGGCTGATTGGACCAAAGGGATCCACACTGAAG GCTCTGGAGCTGCTCACAAACTGCTATGTGATGGTGCAGGGTAACACCGTATCAGCCCTCGGTCCCTTCAATGGCCTCAAAGAG GTGCGGAAAGTGGTGTTGGACACAATGAAAAACATCCATCCTATTTACAATATTAAG ACGTTGATGATCAAGCGCGAGCTTTCCAGCGACCCGGAGTTGCGCACCCAGAACTGGGAACGCTTCCTCCCCAAGTTCAGGCACAAGAGCCTGGCCAAGCGCAAGCAGCCCAAGAAGAAAGTGGTCAAGAAGGAGTACACGCCATTCCCTCCACCGCAGCCGGACAGCAAG ATTGACCAAGAGCTGGCAACAGGAGAATTCTTCCTGCGTgagagtgagaagaggagaaagaagatgAATGAAATAAAG GTGAAACAAGCTGAAGCCCTGAGTAAGAGACAGGAGGAACGGAACAAAGCGTTCATCCCACCCAAAGAGAAGCCTGTAGTGAAGAAGGCCAAGAAAG ACACAACAGAATCTAAAATTGACATCCAGGCCATCAAAGACAAAGTGAAAAAAGCTAAGAACAAGAAGCTTGGTGCACCCCCCATGCCTCAGCCCAGACCCTCGgatgaaaagaagaagaagaacaaaggATAA